A window of the Deltaproteobacteria bacterium genome harbors these coding sequences:
- a CDS encoding tandem-95 repeat protein: protein MFSWNRIRILPLAALGLLSLAACGADNLSQQLETSPLGELVTAEDTPVGFQIRGTSLDNGDADLTVKILTPPAHGTLSAMYGGEPLTVTYTPDPYFSGTDEFFYQITTGDERSEVTGIGSITVQPVVNEPLISVSAEGDEDTLIPLDITALLADTDGSETLSPVVISGIPDGTFLSNGSYFGNGVYSLTQNQLVNLKIIPQLNRDEGFEITVEATATETATGETATTTVIHEVVIHPVADAPVPFGITDTVDEDDFVDILLDASDADTGDMVSLTAINGLSNGTVTDTDDNLLVFPVAIPAMIRYTPDPDFDGVETFTFSVTDTHNLTSTGNVTITVIPSGDSPVATPQAVTLFEDSTINIVLTGTDPDTGDAVSVLSIQNGPATGILTTLSGNPVALPLAAPITVRYVPDPDSDVNDSFEFTVRDIAGNTGSATVTISVTPVNDPPRAIGSAHTLDQDTFVDFTLDGTDPDTGDTLFIQSILVPPSSGVITDQFDAALTLPSATITQGANNGLPVRYRPNGGFFSSDLAVFRVQDSTGLTHTAVVNFTVNRVPVPPVAQAGVATVNEDSFTFIQLTATDSDIIHGDQVFLTNILNGPANGTVTDINGAALSFPIPMPATVRYTPVADYSGGDAFDFEVTDTEPGASSTATVVITVDLVNDAPFLTNVPASITCAAGDTPVFQATGDDIDTNPATLTFDRSGGTCAFGTVAADGTVGGTCAVLGSLCTIGIRVSDGEASATAMLTIGYNTRFVRTPPAGSGNGSSWANGTANIQQAINDLAPVSGGQVWVRQGTYRSSGTGTFITMADGVSLYGGFAGTEGTVSQRPSTPFVHSVLSGDTNGDGLFTPTDSRRVIHAASDADIDGFIITGGNGVLDTGMNNTSGAGIGAEYVTNLVISNVIIRKNQALGAADASGAAIYAEGSELWVLDSVILDNHANFLAGAIAGYGSTLEMDNVVVSGNTSQFQGAAIFMNAGSTATVFNSLFSGNGVTHNGGAIYNHDSDLLVINSTFRGNSAGVSAFGSGGAIFSHNSGGGGATLEVVNATFSGNDANAGNGGGIFNSVGSTATITNSAFYGNTGGSGAVDWVDAPAFVANCADQNLGGGNTQIFTDPFLHAASGQVFLDPSGSCVDTGSDALADAAFAVMGGLDWTQQTTNRDTPSTLDASPADPGRHHVPYHVWIKTFEKSGGTTLSWTTNAASSCILSGGVLTGPLNVALNSSLVPGGNGAYTLTCQGVNGPVTAAISLP, encoded by the coding sequence ATGTTTTCATGGAACCGGATCCGTATTCTGCCGCTTGCAGCCCTGGGGCTGCTCAGTCTCGCTGCCTGTGGAGCGGACAACCTCTCCCAGCAGCTTGAAACCAGTCCGCTTGGCGAACTGGTGACGGCGGAAGATACCCCTGTCGGTTTCCAGATCAGGGGAACCAGCCTCGATAACGGGGATGCGGACCTGACGGTGAAAATACTGACTCCGCCAGCGCATGGAACCCTCAGCGCCATGTACGGTGGAGAACCCCTGACGGTCACCTATACGCCCGACCCCTACTTCAGCGGGACTGACGAGTTTTTCTACCAGATCACGACCGGGGACGAACGCTCCGAGGTGACGGGTATCGGCTCCATTACTGTTCAGCCGGTCGTCAATGAGCCGCTGATCAGCGTTTCAGCCGAGGGCGACGAGGACACCCTGATCCCGCTGGACATCACGGCGCTCCTGGCGGATACCGACGGATCGGAAACGCTCTCCCCTGTGGTGATTTCCGGCATCCCGGACGGAACCTTCCTCAGCAATGGTTCCTATTTCGGGAACGGCGTCTACTCACTGACCCAGAACCAGCTTGTGAATCTCAAGATCATCCCCCAGCTGAACCGTGACGAGGGGTTTGAGATCACCGTCGAGGCCACCGCCACCGAAACCGCTACTGGAGAGACCGCTACGACCACCGTCATTCATGAAGTGGTGATCCATCCGGTTGCCGACGCGCCGGTCCCGTTTGGCATCACGGATACGGTGGACGAGGATGATTTCGTTGATATCCTTCTTGATGCCTCTGATGCCGACACGGGTGATATGGTGTCGCTCACGGCGATCAACGGGCTTTCGAATGGCACCGTGACCGATACAGATGACAATCTGCTCGTCTTCCCCGTCGCCATCCCCGCCATGATCCGGTACACGCCTGACCCGGATTTCGATGGAGTGGAGACGTTCACGTTCAGCGTGACGGACACCCACAATCTCACATCCACCGGAAACGTGACGATTACGGTCATTCCCTCCGGCGATTCGCCCGTTGCCACCCCCCAGGCAGTCACGCTGTTCGAAGACTCCACCATCAACATCGTGCTGACCGGAACGGATCCCGACACTGGCGATGCCGTATCCGTCCTGAGCATACAGAATGGACCTGCAACGGGAATCCTGACGACCCTTTCTGGAAACCCGGTCGCGCTGCCGCTCGCCGCCCCCATTACCGTGCGTTACGTGCCGGACCCGGATTCGGACGTGAACGACAGCTTTGAGTTCACCGTGAGGGATATTGCCGGCAACACCGGCTCGGCGACGGTCACGATCAGCGTCACGCCGGTCAACGACCCGCCCCGTGCCATCGGCAGCGCACACACGCTCGACCAGGATACGTTCGTCGATTTCACACTGGACGGAACCGACCCCGACACGGGCGATACCCTCTTCATCCAGTCCATCCTCGTTCCGCCGTCCAGCGGCGTCATTACCGACCAGTTCGACGCGGCACTGACCCTTCCGTCGGCAACGATCACGCAGGGTGCGAACAATGGCCTTCCCGTCCGGTACCGGCCGAATGGCGGGTTCTTCTCCAGCGATCTTGCCGTCTTCCGCGTCCAGGACAGCACCGGCCTTACCCACACCGCGGTCGTGAACTTCACGGTAAACCGGGTGCCCGTACCTCCGGTGGCCCAGGCCGGCGTAGCCACGGTGAACGAGGATTCCTTCACGTTCATCCAGCTTACCGCCACCGATAGCGACATCATCCACGGCGATCAGGTGTTCCTGACCAATATCCTGAACGGCCCGGCGAACGGAACCGTGACCGATATCAACGGCGCCGCGCTCTCGTTCCCCATCCCCATGCCGGCCACTGTCCGGTATACGCCGGTCGCCGACTATAGTGGCGGCGACGCTTTCGATTTCGAGGTCACCGACACCGAGCCGGGCGCTTCATCCACGGCAACCGTTGTCATCACTGTCGATCTGGTGAACGACGCGCCGTTCCTGACCAATGTACCGGCGTCGATCACCTGCGCGGCCGGGGACACTCCGGTCTTTCAGGCCACGGGCGATGACATCGACACCAATCCGGCGACGCTGACCTTCGACCGCAGCGGCGGCACCTGCGCCTTCGGAACGGTGGCGGCTGACGGGACCGTGGGCGGCACCTGCGCGGTGCTGGGCTCGCTCTGCACTATCGGCATCCGCGTCTCCGACGGCGAAGCTTCCGCCACGGCGATGCTGACCATCGGATACAATACCCGGTTCGTCCGGACGCCACCGGCGGGTTCCGGCAACGGAAGCTCATGGGCCAACGGCACGGCGAATATCCAGCAGGCGATCAACGATCTGGCCCCGGTCTCCGGCGGGCAGGTCTGGGTGCGGCAGGGAACCTACCGTTCCAGTGGCACCGGCACTTTCATCACCATGGCCGATGGCGTGAGCCTGTATGGCGGATTTGCCGGCACTGAGGGCACCGTCTCCCAGCGCCCCTCGACACCATTCGTCCACAGCGTGCTATCGGGCGACACCAACGGGGACGGCCTGTTCACGCCGACCGACTCCAGGCGGGTTATCCACGCCGCGAGCGATGCCGATATCGATGGCTTCATCATCACTGGCGGCAACGGAGTCCTGGATACCGGGATGAATAACACAAGCGGTGCGGGAATCGGGGCCGAATATGTCACCAATCTCGTGATCAGCAACGTGATTATCAGGAAAAACCAGGCCCTCGGGGCTGCAGATGCCAGCGGAGCGGCGATTTATGCCGAGGGGTCAGAACTGTGGGTGCTGGATTCCGTCATTTTGGACAACCACGCAAACTTTTTGGCGGGAGCCATCGCCGGCTATGGCTCAACCCTGGAAATGGACAATGTAGTTGTCAGCGGAAATACCAGCCAGTTCCAGGGCGCGGCAATCTTCATGAATGCCGGATCAACTGCCACGGTTTTCAACTCCCTGTTTTCCGGCAACGGAGTCACACACAACGGCGGTGCCATTTACAACCATGATTCGGACCTTCTGGTCATCAACTCAACATTCCGCGGAAACAGTGCGGGCGTCAGCGCCTTCGGCTCCGGCGGTGCCATCTTCAGCCACAACAGCGGCGGCGGTGGAGCCACTCTGGAAGTGGTTAATGCCACTTTCAGCGGCAACGACGCCAATGCGGGCAATGGTGGCGGCATATTCAATTCGGTCGGCAGCACGGCAACCATCACCAATTCGGCCTTTTACGGAAACACTGGTGGCAGTGGGGCTGTCGATTGGGTGGATGCACCGGCATTTGTTGCAAATTGCGCCGACCAGAATCTGGGCGGCGGCAACACCCAGATATTCACCGATCCCTTCCTCCATGCGGCCAGTGGCCAGGTATTCCTCGATCCGTCCGGATCGTGCGTGGATACCGGTAGCGATGCACTGGCCGATGCGGCATTTGCCGTCATGGGCGGCCTCGACTGGACCCAGCAGACAACGAACCGCGACACGCCAAGCACGCTGGA